CGGCGTCTCCGGCAACACCATCACTCTGGTGCTGCTGACCCAGGTGAGCAGGTTCTGGCTGGTCGCGGCGACCGACGACCCGCGCAGCGCCTGCCCGCCGGAGCCCGGCATCACCCGCGCCGTGCCGTCCTCTTCGCGCCCCCGGCCGACGACCACGACCTTCCGGCCGACCACGACCTCCCGGCCGCCCGTCACCACGACGAGCCGGTCGCCGTTCGTGACCACGACCCGTTAGGTCACCAGCGCCGGGAACGCAGCGTCCGCACCGACCTGTTCCGCGACAGCGACGGGTGGCTGGACCGGTGTGCGACGGTGGCCGGTCGTTCGGTCCGAGGCAGCAACTCCGGGTCGCGCACCACCCGGATCCGGGTGGTCTCCGGCGCCAGCTCCCAGGCGCGGAGATCGCTCGGGTACGGGTGGAAACCGTGGCACAGCAACGTGTCGCGCAAGGCCCACATGGGCGGCGGGACATCGGGGTCGTGCTCGATCCGGAACTCCAGCTGCTCGCCGACCCGCATCACCCAGTGGGTCTCGGACTTGCGGTGCAACCGCGCCGTCTCGGCGTCAGTCGTGATCATCTGGGGCCTCCGGTTTCCGGCTTCCTCGGCAGGGGGAGCCAACCGGTACTTACCCGGATGGGGGATGATTAATCGCCCGCGAGTGGAAAACCGGTGTGGGCGTGTTCACCAGCGGGTTCGGGGTAGACGCGGTTGATGCTCGTGCCCAGCTTGCCGATGTCGGCGCCGTAGACGTGGATCGACACGGCGAGGCTGTCGCCGTCGTTGCGCACCCGGTGCACGTCGCCCTTGGGCGGCACCAGCCAGCAGACCTCGCCCGGGGCGTTGTGGCTCGTCGAGCGCTGGTGCGGTACTCCGGCCTCGTCCAGCTCGTAACAGATCTCCTCCTCCCGGCCGCGCAGGACGCCGACCACGCACCAGCACACGTGGTCGTGCACGGGCGTCTGCTGACCGGGCAACCACACCAGCGACACGACGGAGAAGCGGGACAGCGGGTCCACGTGCACCACGTGCTGGCGGTAGCCGTCCGGGGCGGGCTCCATGTGCTCCGGCCGCAGGACATCCCCGGAGCCGAGGAGGCCCCGCAGCGCCTCCGCGACCTCCGCCGCCCGTGCTCCGGGACGGGATTCGGCCGCTACCACCAGTTCCAGGTCAAGGACGAACTCGCGCATGCGCTCGGTCAGCATCGTCATCACCCTCCGCGTCCGATCGTGCTGGCGCGGGGACGGGCGGTCCAATCACCGTTGCGCAGGGCTTGCCCAAGCCCTGCTTATGCGTGCCCGCACGGCCTCGACAGGCGTGGTACTGCTGGGAAATGCTCGAGTTACGCCACCTCCGGATGCTGCGGGAGATCGCACGCACCGGCTCGTACTCGGCGGCCGCGGCGAACCTCGGCTACACGCAGCCCGCGATCAGCCAGCAGGTCAAGGCACTGGAGCGGGTCTACGGCACCCCGCTGCTGGTCCGGCTGGGCAGACGGATGCGCTTCACCGAGGCGGGCGCGGAGCTGGTGCGCTCCGCCCAGGTCATCCTCGCCGGGGTCGCCGCGGCCGAGCAACGGGTCGACGCCATCGCCGGGCGCCGCTCGGGCCGGGTGCGCCTGGTGGTCTTCCCCAGCGGCAGCGCGACCCTGGTACCGCCCGCCGCCGCCCAGGTCCGCCGGGAACACCCGGGGATCCGGATGTCCCTGGTCGAGGCGGAGCCGCCGGAGTCGATCGAGCTGGTCCGCTCCGGTGAGTGCGATCTCGCGCTGACCTTCGCCTTCGTCGACGAGCCCGACGCCGCGGGCCTGCTGCGCGTCCGACTGTTCACCGATCCGTTGGTGGCGTTGCTGCCCTCCGGGCACCGCCTCGCCGAGGCCGAGTCGGTGTCGCTGACCGATCTCGCCGAGGAGCAGTGGATCGCGGGCTGCGCCGTCTGCCGTGGTCACCTGGTGCGCATCTGCCAGGCGGCGGGCTTCGATCCGGAGATCACCTTCGCCACCGACGACAACCTCGCCGTGCAGGCGTTGGTGGCGGCCGACCTCGGTGTCGCTGTCGTCCCGGAGCTGATGCTGACCGCCGCGTGGCGCCCGGACACCGTCTCGCGACCGGTGCACCCGGCGATGTGCCGCGAGGTGTTCCTCTACACCTGGCCCGACCTGATGGGCGTGCCGACCGTGCGCACCACCGTGTCCGCGCTCCGCCGCGTCGCCCGCACCGTAGGCGCCCGCTGATCTCCTTGTCCCACACAACGCTTCGCACGCTCGACGCCGAGGCCGGTGGTACTTGAAGACCGCCGGGTGGGATCAGAGGTTGTCGACGAGTTTCACCGCCTCCGTCAGCTCCATGCCGGGGTAGGCCCGTCGCACCTCGCGGACGGTGCGCAGTTGCCCGTCCCGGTCGCGGATCTCCCGGAACCGGGACAGGTCGTGGGTCGCCAGGATGCGCTCGACCGACGTGTGTTCCGCGACGAACCCGGCACGCCGCCGCTTCTTGTCCACAGTGGACACGTAGGCGGAGAAGAGCACCGAGGCGAGCGCGGTGAAGGTCGCGGCCAACGACTGGTTCAGCACCAGCAGCACCAGCACTGCGGCCACCAGCAGCAGATTGATCATCCACAGTAGACGAATCGACATGGGGGCATCATCCTTCCCGGTGCGCTGCCCGCACCAGTCCGGACTCGTAGGCGATGATCACCAGCTGGGCCCGGTCCCGCGCGTGCAGTTTGGCCAGCAACCGGCCGACGTGCGTCTTCACCGTGGCCATGCTCAGGTAGAGCCGCTGGGTGATCTCGGCGTTGGACAGGCCCCTCGCGATCAGGGTCAGCACGTCCAGTTCGCGGTCGGTCACCCCGCACAGCGAGTGCGTCGGCGGCTGCTCCGGGCGGCAGGCGAACTCCGCGACCAGCCTGCGCATCACGCTCGGCGCGATCAGCGCGTCGCCCGCGGCGACCACCTTGACCGCGGCGAGCAGGTCGGCCGGCGGGGTGTCCTTGAGCAGGAAGCCGCTCGCTCCCGCCCGTAGCGCCGCGTAGACGTACTCGTCCAGGTCGAACGTGGTGAGGATGAGCACCCGGGTGCTGCCGGACACGCGGCGGGTGGCCTCGATGCCGTCCAGCTCCGGCATCCGCACGTCCATCAGCACCACGTCGGGCCGCTCCCGGTCGACCAGTTCCACCGCCTCGGCACCGGTGGCCGCCTCGCCGACCACGACCAGCCCGGGATCGCTCTCCACCAGCACCCGGAAACTGCCGCGCACCAACGCCTGGTCGTCGGCGATGAGCACCCGGGTCGGTGCGGTCACGTCGTCTCCCCGCGCCGGTAGGGTAGCAGCGCGCGCACCGCGAAGCCGCCTTCCGGTCGCGGCCCGGCGCTGAACGTCCCGCCGTGGGCCGCCACCCGCTCGCGCATGCCGATCAGCCCGTTGCCCGGTGGCGCGCCACCCGTTGCCCGTTCGCCCTCGTTCACCACCTCCACCCGTGCGTGGTCGTCCGTCAGTTCCACCACCACCCGGCACGCCCGGTCCCCGGCGTGCTTGGCCACGTTGGTCAGCGCCTCCTGCACGATCCGGTACACCGCGAGACCCACCCCGGCCGGTGGGCCACCCGGCCCGCGGATGTCGAGCTCGGCCCGCGTCCCGGACCGGCCGACCAGCCCGGGAAGGCCGGAGATGCCCGGCGCCGGGGTGAGGTCCGCCGCGCCGCCCTCGCGGAGCACCCCCAGCACGCGGCGCATCTCCGCCAGCGCGTCCCTGCTCGTCTCCTCGATCACCCGCATGGCCTTCCGTGCCTCCTCCGGTCTGGTGTCGGTGACGTGGTTGGCCACTCCCGCCTTGATCGCGATCAGGCTCATGCTGTGCGCGACCACGTCGTGCAGCTCGCGGGCGATGCGCAGGCGCTCCTCCGTGATCGCCTGCACCACCGACTGCTCCGCCGAGCGCGCGTCGTGCTCCCGCCGTTCCCTGGCGATCCGGCCGAGCGCCCAGCCCGCGCCGGCCACCGCCCAGGCGACGGTCACCGGTTCGTGGGCCCGCGCACCGATCGCGACGAGGTTGCACACGAGGGGGACCGCCAGTGCCAAACCCAAGGCGGACAAGGATTTCCGCCGTTCCACCGTGTTCGCCACCGTGTACAGCACCGGGCCGAGCACCAGGGCGGGGAGCCAACCGACACCGAGGCTAACCGCGGGCACCGACAAGATCAGTCCGGTGAGCACCGCGGCCGCAGGGACCGGGCGCCGGAGGGCGAGCGGGAGCCCGGCGAGGACGGCGACCGGAACCGTCAGCCACCGGGCGACCCCCGCCCCCCAGACCCCGGCGAGCAGGTTGGCGAGGGCGCCCGCGCCGATCACCACGGCCGCGACCACGTCCAGGGCCAGCAGCTGGCCGGGGCCGAGGCGTCTGCTCAACGGGATGCGCACCGGCCGAAGCTAACCCGGGCCACGCCGGTTGAGGTCATGCCACGGTATGACGTACCCGGGTCCGATCCGCGTCCGCGCCCGCCTCGCCAAGGTGGAGCCATGAGAAGAGCACTCCTGCTGGTGATCGCCCTGGCGATCGCCTTCGTCCTGTCCGGCCAGGCGAACGCCCTGCCGGACAAGGGATACGACCGCGAGCAGTTCCAACGCGACCTCGACATCCGCCACCGCGCGGGCGTCATCGGCGTGCACGGGCGCATCATCACCGGATCGGGGCCGGACATCGTGGCGTCGAGCGGGTTCGCGGACCTGGGCACGCGGCGCCCGGTGGACCCGCGCGGTCACTACCGGATCGCCAGCAACACCAAGACATTCGTGGCGACGGCCGTGCTCCAGCTCGTCGGCGACGGCAGGCTCGGGCTGGACGACACCCTCGAACGGCACCTGCCCGGAGCGGTGCCCGGTGGCGCGGCGATCACCCTGCGCCAGCTGCTCCAGCACACCAGCGGTATCGCCAACTACCACCGCGGCCTGCCGCCCGCGAACGCGGAGAACTTCGAGCGCGACCGGTACCGCCACTACCCGCCCGAGGAACTGGTGCGCATCGCGGTCAGCCTCGGACCCGACTTCCCGCCCGGCACCAAGTGGTCCTACTCCAACACCGGGTACACGCTCATCGGGATGGTCATCGACAAGGTGACCGGCCGGTCGTGGCGGGACCACGTCCGCGAGCGCATCATCGCTCCCTTGCGGCTCAAGGACACCAGCATCCCCGACCGCGACCCCCGGCTGCCCAGGCCGCACGCGAAGGGGTACGTGCAGTGGACGCCGGGCGGCCCGCTGACCGACGCCACCGACCACAGCCCGAGCACGAGCAACTCGGCGGGGGAGATCATCAGCACCAGCAAGGACCTGAGCACCTTCGTCCGTGCGTTGCTGCGGGGTGACGTGCTGCGGCCCGACCTGCTCGCGGAGATGAAGCGGACCGTGCCCTCCGGGGCAGCGGAGTTCGGCGACTACGGGCTCGGCATCGCGCGTGTGGCGTTGTCCTGTGGCGGGGAGTA
The window above is part of the Allokutzneria albata genome. Proteins encoded here:
- a CDS encoding cysteine dioxygenase family protein — translated: MTMLTERMREFVLDLELVVAAESRPGARAAEVAEALRGLLGSGDVLRPEHMEPAPDGYRQHVVHVDPLSRFSVVSLVWLPGQQTPVHDHVCWCVVGVLRGREEEICYELDEAGVPHQRSTSHNAPGEVCWLVPPKGDVHRVRNDGDSLAVSIHVYGADIGKLGTSINRVYPEPAGEHAHTGFPLAGD
- a CDS encoding LysR family transcriptional regulator, giving the protein MLELRHLRMLREIARTGSYSAAAANLGYTQPAISQQVKALERVYGTPLLVRLGRRMRFTEAGAELVRSAQVILAGVAAAEQRVDAIAGRRSGRVRLVVFPSGSATLVPPAAAQVRREHPGIRMSLVEAEPPESIELVRSGECDLALTFAFVDEPDAAGLLRVRLFTDPLVALLPSGHRLAEAESVSLTDLAEEQWIAGCAVCRGHLVRICQAAGFDPEITFATDDNLAVQALVAADLGVAVVPELMLTAAWRPDTVSRPVHPAMCREVFLYTWPDLMGVPTVRTTVSALRRVARTVGAR
- a CDS encoding response regulator codes for the protein MTAPTRVLIADDQALVRGSFRVLVESDPGLVVVGEAATGAEAVELVDRERPDVVLMDVRMPELDGIEATRRVSGSTRVLILTTFDLDEYVYAALRAGASGFLLKDTPPADLLAAVKVVAAGDALIAPSVMRRLVAEFACRPEQPPTHSLCGVTDRELDVLTLIARGLSNAEITQRLYLSMATVKTHVGRLLAKLHARDRAQLVIIAYESGLVRAAHREG
- a CDS encoding sensor histidine kinase is translated as MRIPLSRRLGPGQLLALDVVAAVVIGAGALANLLAGVWGAGVARWLTVPVAVLAGLPLALRRPVPAAAVLTGLILSVPAVSLGVGWLPALVLGPVLYTVANTVERRKSLSALGLALAVPLVCNLVAIGARAHEPVTVAWAVAGAGWALGRIARERREHDARSAEQSVVQAITEERLRIARELHDVVAHSMSLIAIKAGVANHVTDTRPEEARKAMRVIEETSRDALAEMRRVLGVLREGGAADLTPAPGISGLPGLVGRSGTRAELDIRGPGGPPAGVGLAVYRIVQEALTNVAKHAGDRACRVVVELTDDHARVEVVNEGERATGGAPPGNGLIGMRERVAAHGGTFSAGPRPEGGFAVRALLPYRRGETT
- a CDS encoding serine hydrolase domain-containing protein, with amino-acid sequence MRRALLLVIALAIAFVLSGQANALPDKGYDREQFQRDLDIRHRAGVIGVHGRIITGSGPDIVASSGFADLGTRRPVDPRGHYRIASNTKTFVATAVLQLVGDGRLGLDDTLERHLPGAVPGGAAITLRQLLQHTSGIANYHRGLPPANAENFERDRYRHYPPEELVRIAVSLGPDFPPGTKWSYSNTGYTLIGMVIDKVTGRSWRDHVRERIIAPLRLKDTSIPDRDPRLPRPHAKGYVQWTPGGPLTDATDHSPSTSNSAGEIISTSKDLSTFVRALLRGDVLRPDLLAEMKRTVPSGAAEFGDYGLGIARVALSCGGEYWSHGGNGAGYVSREAFAPDGSHGVAMGFSGITGRTMEELMSHGPAVRAQLDRVMCGLRKIN